A single genomic interval of Prunus dulcis chromosome 5, ALMONDv2, whole genome shotgun sequence harbors:
- the LOC117628646 gene encoding uncharacterized protein LOC117628646, whose translation MSTTSSALALRLPFASPITTTTTTKLTYPIRSSRWSTTSARLVGCAHAAISGKGQGTFDPELRSVLELATDSELYELERILFGPSYFSPLLKSIMSRTNVDYAMIEEDLEEREEFLSTLESRFLFLAADARSTLRGWRPSYRNVLLAVRKELNIPCSSKLSTEDLEAEIFLHLLRDYSSEESGSFQGLLEFSEPSDAQHSLQLGLSQWKVQALTALKVSATELRSMFLKGGGIFTLAKIYQLLARKLSGKVFLEAANYQLKRDFVGKGGQLAAINLESRAAFLAAKQGFAGATSRYLGLRSMMALLGPVLWGTFLADVVIQMLGTDYARILRAIYAFAQIRITRTYRLPPDY comes from the exons ATGTCCACTACCTCATCTGCTCTGGCGCTCCGCCTCCCCTTTGCTTCCccaatcaccaccaccaccaccaccaaactCACTTACCCA ATACGTAGCTCACGTTGGTCTACAACTAGTGCGAGGCTTGTGGGTTGTGCTCATGCTGCCATTTCAGGAAAAGGGCAAG GCACCTTTGATCCAGAATTGCGTTCCGTGCTTGAACTTGCGACGGACTCTGAGTTATATGAGCTTGAAAGAATCCTTTTTGGCCCTAG CTACTTCAGCCCCTTGCTGAAATCTATAATGAGCAGAACCAATGTCGACTATGCAATGATTGAAGAGGATCTTGAAGAGCGAGAGGAATTTTTATCCACATTAGAATCGCGATTCTTATTCCTCGCAGCTGACGCCAGGTCAACGTTAAG GGGTTGGAGGCCATCATATAGGAATGTCTTGCTTGCAGTGAGAAAAGAGTTAAACATTCCTTGCTCAAGCAAATTGTCAACTGAAGACCTTGAAGCAGAGATTTTCCTTCATCTATTGCGAGATTATTCAAG TGAAGAATCAGGAAGTTTCCAGGGCTTGTTGGAATTCTCTGAGCCCTCTGATGCTCAACATAGTCTTCAACTTGGACTCAGTCAATGGAAGGTTCAGGCCCTTACTGCTTTAAAAGTCAGCGCAACAGAGCTCCGATCAATGTTTTTGAAG GGTGGTGGTATCTTTACTTTGGCAAAGATTTATCAGTTG TTAGCTAGAAAGTTATCTGGGAAGGTGTTCCTAGAAGCTGCCAACTATCAGCTAAAAAGGGATTTTGTCGGAAAG GGTGGACAATTAGCTGCCATTAATCTAGAGTCCAGAGCGGCCTTTCTTGCAGCAAAACAA GGTTTTGCAGGGGCTACATCAAGATATCTTGGCTTAAGAAGCATGATGGCTTTGCTCGGCCCAGT GCTTTGGGGAACATTTCTGGCAGATGTGGTCATTCAAATGCTAGGAACTGATTATGCAAGAATCTTGCGAGCAATTTATGCTTTTGCACAG ATCCGTATCACTCGCACATACAGGTTACCGCCTGATTACTGA
- the LOC117629173 gene encoding CASP-like protein 4D1 yields MASKAIPSSILVLRIVTLLALVASVVVLVTDHFTLQDSTQQHFQDIHAYRFVLATAAIGAAYTLIQLPFDIYYACAQKRLIRHGCMPEFDFYADKLVSLVLASGVGAGFGVGFEFKRVLDDLFLLLLALGEDPVSLDEEQSKDNAFFNRANIATGVLLVGAICMAVISVLSSINRTSNSGFFG; encoded by the exons ATGGCTTCTAAAGCTATTCCTTCCTCAATTCTTGTGTTGAGGATCGTCACTCTTTTAGCCTTAGTTGCTTCAGTTGTCGTGCTGGTTACCGACCACTTCACACTTCAAGATAGCACCCAACAGCATTTTCAGGATATTCATGCATACAG GTTCGTGCTTGCTACAGCCGCAATTGGAGCAGCTTACACGTTAATACAGTTACCTTTTGATATATACTATGCCTGCGCCCAAAAGAGGTTGATACGCCACGGATGCATGCCTGAGTTTGATTTCTATGCAGACAAG TTGGTTAGCTTGGTTCTAGCTTCGGGCGTGGGTGCTGGTTTTGGTGTGGGTTTTGAGTTCAAAAGAGTCCTCGATGATTTATTTCTACTGCTTTTAGCACTAGGCGAGGATCCTGTAAGTTTGGATGAAGAACAATCCAAGGATAATGCTTTCTTTAACAGGGCAAATATTGCTACCGGAGTTTTGTTGGTGGGAGCCATTTGCATGGCTGTGATTTCGGTGCTTTCCTCCATCAATCGAACTTCAAATAGTGGTTTCTTCGGTTAA